GTAAAGTGTTACAAACCCTGCGCCAAAAGCGTTCTCAACCGCATCCCCAAACCGTTGTCGGCGAAGGGAAAGTCCAAGAAATCGCCCTCGTCGCCCAAACTATCGGCGCGAATTTAATTGTTTTTGACCGGGACTTATCCCCCGCCCAAGTTCGTAACCTGGAAACCCAAATTGGGGTCAGGGTTGTAGACCGAACTGAAGTGATCCTCGATATTTTTGCTCAACGGGCTCAGTCGGGGGCTGGTAAATTACAAGTGGAATTGGCCCAATTGGAATATAGTTTACCTCGCTTAACGGGTCGAGGTCGGGCGATGTCTCGGTTAGGAGGTGGAATTGGAACCAGGGGGCCAGGGGAAACGAAATTGGAAACGGAACGGCGAGCCATTCAACGGCGCATTTCTCGGTTACAGCAGGAAGTGAATCAACTACAAGCTCATCGTTCTCGTTTGCGGCAAAATCGTCAAGTTCGAGAAGTCCCGACGTTAGCCTTAGTCGGATATACCAACGCCGGAAAATCGACGTTATTAAATGTTTTAACCCAGTCGGAAGTCTACACGGCTGACCAACTCTTTGCGACCCTTGACCCCACCACTCGCCGTTTAGAGATTCCTGACACCATGACGGAGGAACCTTTAAATGTCGTGATTACGGATACGGTGGGATTTATTCATGAGTTACCCCCACCTTTAATTGATGCCTTTCGCGCTACCTTAGAGGAAGTCACCGATGCGGATGCGTTAATTCATTTAGTTGATTTATCCCATCCCGCTTGGGAAAGTCAAATTGAGTCGGTGATGCAGATTTTAAGGGAAATGCCTGTTACTCCTGGCCCTGGATTATTAGCGTTTAATAAAATTGATCAAACTGATGGTGATACCTTACGATTAGCACAAGAAAAATATCCCCAAGCGGTTTATATTTCTGCATCTAAAGCGTTAGGATTAGAAACCCTCAGAAAACGCATGGCGGCTTTAGTTCATTATGCTGTTTCTAATCGTTAAAAGGGAATTACGAATTACGAATTACGAATTACGAATTACGAATGGGGAAGGGGGAACACGGGATAGGAAAAAGGGATTAGCGACTCGACAATTATTTATAGCCAACATTGAATGATAGAATATAACCCCACAATCCCACTATTTTTTATCTGAACAATGATTTTTTTCAATTGCCACTTTGAGCGATAATCGCTATATTATTAATAGATTGATCGTTCACTTACTCAGGCAGGAAATTAAACATGGACAGTAATACAATTCGAGAACGAGTTGCTTTAATTGAGCAAAAACGGGAATCCTTGGTTAAGTTGTTAGAAAAACCTAATTTAGGAACCCTCAGAATTGATGTTAATCAAGCCTTAGAAGAAATTGATGAATTAATTGAAGACTTTAAGCGAACTTTCCCAAATCCAGAACATAACTAAAAGGCAATTATCCCCTGTGAAAATAACTATTTTAAAAATTACAGGGGAAAATGAGTTAGCAAATCTCCCTTAATGAAATTTAGGTTATTAATATTAATTATTGTTTGAAAAATGTTTTTTTGAGGAAAAATATGTTACAATATAAAATTGTCTCTGTCCTATATATAGCAAGTCTAAATGGATTGTACAATCATAATCATCGGGATTATTAATCATAAAAAATGGACACAAATCCCAGTGTAGGGGCGAGGCGCGCCTCGCCCCTACGAGGAATTGGATTTTAAGTCTGATGTACAACTGATGTAGACTTGCTATAGATTCGAGTTAATTTTAATTAAAAATAATTAATATCTATGAGCTTAGAAAATATAAAAATAGAAACCACTATTCCCCAAGAATGGGCTAGTCAATTGAATCAATTATCCGCAGAAATAGGACATTCTGTAGACAAATTAGTTCAAGAAGCTATCGAACAGTATTTAGAAAAAGTTAAATCTTCATCAATTTCTAATTGCACTAATTTAGATGCTTCAAACCTTCAACAAGACTTATTAATTTTACAGCAAAAAGTTAAATCATTAGAACCCTTATTACATCAAGTTGCTAAATTAGAAGCCAAAATAGTAGGCCTTGAAAAAATAATTATTCCAGAAGTTCCTATTATTCCTAATTCTACCTTTGCTCAACTTTTAACCAATGATGATGATGACGATGAACCCGATGAAGTTCTAACCGATTTTTTAGGATAAAAATATAGTAAATCCTGAAGATCTCTCTTCTCTTAGCCCTAAAAAGCTTACAATTTACAATTCAAAAGGAGCCATAATTCCTAACTTTTCTTCTAATAAAATTTGGAGAATCACTTGCGTAATTAAAACCAAACCTAGTCTCGCTTGAGCCAATTTCGGGGTCTGTTGTTTAACCTCTCCCCAAATTCGACAGTAACGATAA
This genomic stretch from Planktothrix sp. FACHB-1365 harbors:
- the hflX gene encoding GTPase HflX, which gives rise to MRVGVGSPRQTQIPPLELPRYGNGRLSGIRCIATQTNAEPPKESALTAMAIQRLDVLAVLTLTGSGFQRRGGGETGYVKDTYIAHLVPEMDTANHQHIDNGFSAIPYYLSLPMSLDTLSQQDFLDLVNGLEAEFEREFVAREVDSSQDKVLLVGVKTEKISPQRFEDGLAELIRLVDTAGGKVLQTLRQKRSQPHPQTVVGEGKVQEIALVAQTIGANLIVFDRDLSPAQVRNLETQIGVRVVDRTEVILDIFAQRAQSGAGKLQVELAQLEYSLPRLTGRGRAMSRLGGGIGTRGPGETKLETERRAIQRRISRLQQEVNQLQAHRSRLRQNRQVREVPTLALVGYTNAGKSTLLNVLTQSEVYTADQLFATLDPTTRRLEIPDTMTEEPLNVVITDTVGFIHELPPPLIDAFRATLEEVTDADALIHLVDLSHPAWESQIESVMQILREMPVTPGPGLLAFNKIDQTDGDTLRLAQEKYPQAVYISASKALGLETLRKRMAALVHYAVSNR